A single genomic interval of Coturnix japonica isolate 7356 chromosome 14, Coturnix japonica 2.1, whole genome shotgun sequence harbors:
- the LOC107320849 gene encoding putative short-chain dehydrogenase/reductase family 42E member 2, with translation MKLAGIVCIGEHYGAIFNMEKKLVCASGHRGHYFTDRKLPVSEAANPWHQLPSSGARGNAGALKDKAMMRAVVTGGGGYFGYKLGCALASSGASVVLYDINKPIWEIPNGVVCIQADVRDYNAIFAACEGADCVFHVASYGMSGREQLHREEIETVNINGTRYIIDACKQRNITRLIYTSTVNVVFGGLPIEDGDEETVPYFPIEKHVDHYSRTKSIAEQMVLAANGTPLAGGGVLYTSVLRPPGIYGPEEQRHLPRLAKNIQRGILSFKFGDPSAQMNWVHVENLVQAQILAAEALTPEKNYIASGQVYFIHDGEKFNLFEWLAPLFERLGCSKPWIPIPTSLVYASATVMEHLHLILKPLFELSPLLTRNEVQNISITHTFRIDKARRQLGYSPEKFTFADSVEHYIKSRAEARSEHGFPRVLLFFLAIFSLIFLSLRFDELSVLHFFKETQH, from the exons ATGAAGCTTGCCGGAATTGTCTGCATCGGGGAACACTATGGAGCAATTTTCAACATGGAGAAGAAACTGGTGTGTGCGTCTGGTCACAGGGGACATTATTTCACCGACAGAAAACTCCCAGTGAGTGAGGCAGCAAATCCCTGGCACCAACTCCCGAGTTCTGGAGCGAGGGGGAATGCTGGAGCACTGAAGGATAAAGCCATGATGAGAGCAGTGGTGACGGGAGGCGGAGGCTACTTCGGGTACAAGCTCGGATGTGCTCTTGCCAGCTCAGGAGCTTCAGTTGTTCTGTATGACATAAACAAGCCTATCTGGGAAATTCCTAATGGAGTAGTGTGCATCCAG GCAGATGTCAGGGATTATAATGCCATATTTGCAGCCTGCGAGGGAGCTGACTGTGTGTTTCATGTAGCTTCATATGGAATGTCAGGAAGAGAGCAA TTGCACAGAGAAGAGATTGAAACAGTAAACATCAACGGGACAAGATACATCATTGATG CTTGCAAACAAAGGAACATCACTAGACTGATATACACCAGTACAGTAAATGTGGTGTTTGGGGGGCTTCCTATTGAAGATGGTGATGAGGAAACTGTGCCATATTTTCCTATAGAAAAG CACGTTGATCATTATTCCAGAACTAAATCAATTGCAGAACAAATGGTACTAGCAGCTAATGGAACTCCACTAGCAG GAGGTGGAGTACTCTACACATCTGTTCTTCGCCCACCAGGAATTTATGGACCAGAAGAGCAAAGACACCTGCCAAGGCTCGCA AAGAATATTCAGAGAGGGATACTTAGCTTCAAGTTCGGGGATCCTTCTGCTCAAATGAACTGGGTGCATGTAGAGAATCTTGTGCAAGCTCAAATTCTGGCTGCTGAAGCTCTCACTCCTGAGAAGAACTACATAGCT AGTGGTCAGGTGTATTTCATTCATGATGGTGAAAAATTCAACCTTTTTGAATGGTTAGCTCCACTT tttgAAAGGTTGGGTTGCAGTAAGCCATGGATACCTATTCCTACATCCTTAGTTTATGCATCAG CCACAGTAATGGAGCATCTTCATCTGATACTGAAACCCCTGTTTGAGCTGTCACCTCTGCTGACCAGAAATGAG GTGCAGAACATCTCCATCACACACACCTTCCGCATTGACAAGGCCCGCAGGCAGCTGGGATACAGCCCCGAGAAATTCACGTTCGCCGATTCTGTGGAGCATTACatcaaaagcagagcagaggccCGGAGCGAGCACGGCTTCCCCAGAGTGCTGCTATTCTTCCTTGCCATCTTCAGcctcatttttctgtctttaagaTTCGATGAGCTTTCAGTTTTGCACTTTTTTAAGGAGACACAGCACTGA
- the LOC107320850 gene encoding putative short-chain dehydrogenase/reductase family 42E member 2 translates to MQEGSTEELHGDLLCESKLTEHTGPLVKSRRTVVTGGGGYLGYNLGCALVKAGVAVVLFDVRKPKWEIPNGADFFKGDVRDYEAVLKACEGADCVFHVAACGMSGLEQLQKREQIESINVGGTEVVIDVCKQRNIPRLIYTSTVNVVFGGNPIEEGDEETVPYFPLEKHFNHYSRTKAIADQMVLAANGTLLKGGAQLCTCVLRPPGIYGPGEQRHLPRVALNIQRRLFNFKFGNHKVLMNWVHIGNLVQAHLLAAEALTSEKGYVASGQAYYIHDGEDVVFSEWIVPLFEKLGYSKPWIHIPVLLVHIAAAVMEYLHLALKPFFSFTPFLTRNEVWNVTVTHTFRIDKARNQLGYKPKKFSFADSVDHYLQTRPVCQEGLTFLKALFVFGLLLSLIVLSFF, encoded by the exons ATGCAAGAAGGATCTACAGAGGAGCTTCACGGGGACCTCCTATGTGAGAGCAAACTGACTGAGCACACTGGACCACTGGTTAAAAGCAGAAGGACGGTGGTGACAGGAGGTGGAGGCTACCTGGGATACAATCTGGGATGTGCTCTTGTCAAGGCAGGAGttgctgttgttctgtttgACGTACGAAAACCTAAATGGGAAATTCCAAATGGTGCAGACTTTTTCAAG GGTGATGTGAGGGATTATGAAGCAGTGCTCAAAGCATGTGAAGGGGCTGACTGTGTTTTTCATGTGGCTGCTTGTGGAATGTCAGGATTAGAACAA CTTCAAAAGAGAGAGCAGATTGAATCCATAAATGTTGGTGGCACTGAAGTCGTAATTGATG tctgcaaacaaagaaatatcCCTAGGCTGATATATACCAGTACAGTGAACGTGGTATTTGGAGGGAATCCTATTGaagaaggagatgaagaaaCTGTGCCGtattttccactggaaaag CATTTTAATCATTACTCTAGAACGAAGGCAATTGCAGACCAAATGGTTCTTGCTGCTAATGGGACTTTGCTAAAAG GAGGTGCCCAGCTCTGTACTTGTGTGCTCCGTCCGCCAGGCATTTATGGGCCCGGAGAGCAGCGCCACCTGCCGCGGGTAGCT cTAAATATCCAGCGGAGACTATTTAACTTCAAGTTCGGGAATCACAAAGTTCTGATGAACTGGGTTCACATAGGAAACCTGGTACAAGCTCACTTACTCGCTGCTGAGGCTCTCACCTCTGAGAAGGGTTATGTAGCT AGTGGACAGGCATATTACATACATGATGGTGAAGACGTCGTGTTTTCTGAATGGATAGTCCCATTA TTTGAAAAATTAGGATACAGTAAACCCTGGATACATATTCCTGTTCTCCTGGTTCATATAGCAG CCGCTGTGATGGAATATCTGCATCTGGCATTAAAGCCATTTTTTAGCTTCACACCTTTCTTGACAAGGAATGAG GTCTGGAACGTTACTGTAACTCACACTTTCCGAATAGACAAGGCACGAAATCAGCTTGGTTACAAACCAAAGAAATTCTCATTTGCAGATTCTGTGGATCATTATCTTCAAACAAGACCTGTTTGCCAGGAAGGTCTCACATTCCTTAAAGCGCTCTTTGTTTTTGGTCTTTTGTTAAGTTTGATCgttctttccttcttctaa